From the Thermodesulfovibrio thiophilus DSM 17215 genome, one window contains:
- a CDS encoding superoxide dismutase, protein MAYEVKDYSKLIGMQGFSDALLKNHFTLYQGYVTNTNKVLETLEIMLKDGKTGTPEYAELKRRLGWEWNGARLHEYYFENLGGNGVFPKGSKLETLINESFGSFENWLKDFKTTGTMRGIGWVILYQDIISKKLINFWINEHDTGHPSGCNPLLVMDVFEHAFMIDYGLKRADYIEAFFKNINWSEVEKRTK, encoded by the coding sequence ATGGCTTATGAGGTTAAAGATTATTCAAAACTTATAGGCATGCAGGGTTTTAGCGATGCACTTCTTAAAAACCATTTTACACTGTATCAGGGCTATGTCACGAACACAAATAAAGTTTTAGAAACTCTTGAAATAATGCTCAAAGACGGTAAAACAGGAACTCCAGAGTATGCTGAACTTAAAAGAAGGCTTGGATGGGAGTGGAATGGGGCTAGACTTCATGAATACTACTTTGAAAATCTTGGCGGTAATGGTGTTTTTCCTAAAGGAAGTAAGCTTGAAACCCTTATCAATGAAAGCTTTGGTAGTTTTGAAAACTGGCTTAAGGATTTCAAGACAACAGGAACAATGCGTGGAATTGGTTGGGTTATACTTTATCAGGATATTATTTCTAAAAAGTTAATTAATTTCTGGATTAATGAACATGATACAGGACATCCTTCAGGTTGTAATCCACTTCTTGTTATGGACGTATTTGAACATGCCTTTATGATTGACTATGGACTTAAACGAGCTGATTATATCGAGGCATTTTTTAAAAATATTAACTGGTCAGAAGTAGAAAAAAGAACAAAATAG
- a CDS encoding NADH-quinone oxidoreductase subunit C, producing MKNFKETLIYISSNIETIDEKNIVIRTEPSQIKEVAKLLEIQGARFIHLTAIDFISQKNKIELNYFFSILQDNLNIIVKVEIDPLTPSISSVSEITPAVIWSERECNDLFGIKFEGHPDPRRLVLSDDWPEGIHPLRKNFQYNISPPEVKQPVALKKPEEGKTVIPIGPFYPSLEEPAYFRLIVDGEEIVDFDYRGFYVHRGIEKLAESALNYQQIPFLAERICGICGFVHSCAYCQAVEKAGGIEIPVRAKFIRSMFLELERLHSHLLWIGLAAHIVGFDTLFMQAWRIREPVMYLCEMITGNRKTYGINIVGGVTINVLPQHLKDMEGIISQIEKEVIQLREIILDDEVIQLRFKNVGVLTQNDAKKYCVCGPVARASGVNIDMRINFPYAAYPMLSFRVPLNKSGDVWARTIIRLEEILISISILKQIIENIPEGPTSIKISKIEPWKEAISYIEAPRGQLFHYVMTGPDGRPYRWSVRAPSYQNYQALSIMLKGASIADAPLIIGSIDPCFSCTERYEAIDIRKKIPRVYSVEELKRCLKAR from the coding sequence ATGAAAAATTTTAAAGAAACATTAATTTATATAAGCAGTAACATTGAAACAATTGATGAAAAAAATATTGTTATTCGTACAGAACCATCTCAAATAAAAGAAGTTGCAAAACTGCTTGAAATACAGGGAGCAAGATTTATCCATCTTACTGCAATTGATTTCATAAGTCAGAAAAATAAAATCGAGCTTAATTATTTTTTTTCCATTTTACAGGATAATTTAAATATTATAGTAAAAGTTGAAATTGATCCATTAACTCCTTCAATCTCTTCAGTTTCTGAAATAACGCCAGCAGTAATCTGGTCTGAAAGAGAATGTAATGATCTTTTTGGAATTAAGTTTGAAGGGCATCCTGATCCTAGAAGGTTAGTGCTTTCTGACGACTGGCCAGAAGGAATTCATCCATTAAGAAAAAATTTTCAATATAATATCAGTCCTCCTGAAGTAAAACAGCCAGTTGCACTCAAAAAACCAGAAGAAGGAAAAACAGTTATACCTATTGGTCCATTTTATCCATCTCTTGAAGAGCCTGCATATTTCAGGCTTATTGTTGATGGAGAAGAAATTGTTGATTTTGACTACAGAGGATTTTATGTTCATAGAGGGATTGAAAAACTTGCTGAAAGTGCACTAAATTATCAACAGATTCCATTTCTTGCAGAAAGAATCTGTGGTATATGTGGCTTTGTTCACTCCTGCGCATACTGTCAGGCAGTTGAAAAAGCCGGTGGTATAGAAATTCCAGTAAGAGCAAAATTTATACGTAGCATGTTTCTTGAACTTGAGAGACTTCATAGTCATCTTTTATGGATTGGACTCGCGGCTCATATTGTAGGGTTTGATACACTCTTTATGCAGGCATGGAGAATTCGTGAACCGGTTATGTATTTGTGTGAAATGATTACTGGTAATAGAAAAACATATGGAATAAATATTGTTGGAGGAGTGACAATCAATGTACTTCCTCAACATCTAAAAGATATGGAAGGAATCATTTCTCAGATAGAAAAGGAAGTGATACAGTTAAGAGAAATTATTCTTGATGATGAAGTTATACAGTTAAGGTTTAAAAATGTTGGGGTTTTAACACAGAATGATGCAAAAAAATATTGTGTATGCGGTCCTGTTGCAAGAGCTTCTGGAGTAAATATTGATATGAGAATTAACTTTCCTTATGCTGCATATCCTATGTTAAGTTTTAGAGTTCCATTGAATAAATCAGGAGATGTATGGGCAAGAACAATTATCAGACTGGAAGAAATTTTAATATCAATAAGTATTCTCAAACAGATTATTGAAAATATTCCTGAGGGTCCTACATCAATAAAGATTTCAAAAATTGAGCCCTGGAAAGAAGCAATATCCTACATAGAAGCACCAAGAGGACAACTTTTTCACTACGTTATGACAGGTCCTGATGGAAGACCATATCGATGGAGTGTACGTGCTCCATCATATCAGAACTATCAAGCTCTGTCAATTATGCTTAAAGGTGCCTCAATAGCTGATGCTCCTTTAATAATTGGCAGTATTGATCCATGTTTTTCCTGCACAGAAAGATATGAGGCTATTGATATAAGGAAAAAGATTCCCAGAGTCTATTCTGTTGAGGAACTCAAAAGATGTTTAAAAGCAAGATAA
- a CDS encoding IS110 family transposase, with protein sequence MQNYVGIDISKDDFHFCAINEKAETIHSGQLPMSSDGFSQLLSILNTLSNPVVVMESSGRYHLPLYCFLLSNSIQTFILNPKITHRFFEFISANNPSKCDKKDAKIIALFAISNPQFLTSSPDESNLRSLARLIQKLKKELAEAKTQIKYSLSVLFPEAEKSFNIYSHTFLHILLKYPCAKTLSKAKPNEIAKIINNSIVRGRKVSFAPDELISTAKTSIGIEDPYYAQSLVLYIEKLFFLEPRIEKLEQMLMYEIQKTDNDQLKLISSIKGISEKLAGLFLAEVRDIKIFPNAKSIIKYAGTDPVVKQSGKYTARMSICKQGSAYLRNILFQMTVGVVKWNPYFREYFLRKKKQFGSFKKAIIAVLNKLIRVIHALCRKGVSFSPEFHSSCHSIEVAHV encoded by the coding sequence ATGCAAAACTATGTAGGTATTGATATTTCTAAGGATGACTTTCATTTCTGCGCCATTAACGAAAAAGCTGAAACCATTCACTCTGGACAGCTTCCTATGTCCTCTGATGGATTCTCTCAACTTCTCAGTATTCTGAACACTCTCTCTAATCCTGTTGTAGTAATGGAGTCCTCTGGGAGATATCATCTCCCTCTTTACTGCTTCCTTCTTAGTAACAGTATCCAGACTTTTATCCTCAATCCTAAAATAACTCACAGATTCTTTGAGTTCATCTCTGCAAACAACCCCTCTAAGTGTGACAAAAAAGATGCTAAAATTATCGCCCTCTTTGCCATCTCTAACCCTCAATTCCTTACATCCTCTCCTGATGAGTCTAATCTTAGAAGTCTTGCAAGACTTATCCAGAAACTTAAAAAAGAACTCGCTGAAGCCAAAACTCAGATTAAATACTCCCTCAGTGTCCTTTTCCCTGAGGCTGAAAAATCCTTTAATATTTACTCCCACACCTTCCTTCATATTCTCCTTAAATACCCATGTGCTAAGACTCTTAGTAAGGCTAAACCAAATGAGATAGCTAAAATAATCAATAACTCTATAGTAAGAGGCAGAAAAGTTTCCTTTGCTCCAGATGAACTCATCAGTACTGCAAAAACTTCTATTGGCATTGAAGATCCCTACTATGCACAATCTCTTGTCCTTTACATAGAAAAACTCTTCTTCCTGGAGCCAAGAATAGAAAAACTTGAACAGATGCTTATGTATGAAATACAAAAAACAGATAATGATCAGTTGAAACTGATTTCTTCCATAAAAGGCATCTCTGAGAAGCTTGCAGGACTGTTTCTGGCTGAAGTAAGAGACATAAAAATATTTCCAAATGCTAAGTCTATTATAAAGTATGCAGGCACAGATCCAGTTGTAAAACAATCTGGTAAGTACACTGCCAGGATGAGCATATGCAAACAGGGTAGCGCTTATTTGAGGAATATCCTCTTTCAGATGACTGTAGGTGTTGTGAAATGGAACCCTTACTTCAGGGAATACTTTCTTCGTAAAAAAAAGCAGTTTGGAAGTTTCAAGAAAGCTATCATAGCAGTCCTTAATAAACTCATAAGAGTTATCCATGCCCTCTGCAGAAAGGGTGTTTCGTTTAGTCCTGAATTTCATTCTTCTTGTCATAGTATAGAGGTGGCTCATGTTTAA
- a CDS encoding TusE/DsrC/DsvC family sulfur relay protein: MAYTIEDLKNKLIEMYPEIKNNSITVTIYFSAEKNAYVIKFQKESQELITYLDRQDADDCMNNVKCVYLGVQVGQFIRNFEDRSKLEKVKLPESITVVKYKEIRISVDKDGYLINFDDWNEEVAQVLAEREGFGKLTNQQLDILKFIRDYYKNYNFFPVLNAVCKNVKQPNECMAEYFMDPLVAWKLAGLPKPDETLINIVKYGVTPT; this comes from the coding sequence ATGGCTTATACAATTGAAGATTTAAAAAATAAACTTATTGAAATGTATCCTGAGATTAAAAATAATTCTATAACGGTTACGATTTATTTTAGTGCGGAGAAAAATGCTTATGTTATTAAATTTCAAAAGGAAAGCCAGGAACTAATTACCTATCTTGATAGACAGGATGCTGATGACTGCATGAACAATGTAAAGTGTGTTTATCTTGGAGTTCAGGTGGGTCAGTTTATTAGAAACTTTGAAGACAGATCAAAACTTGAAAAAGTAAAACTGCCAGAATCTATCACTGTGGTTAAGTATAAAGAAATAAGGATCAGTGTTGACAAAGACGGTTATCTTATTAACTTTGATGACTGGAATGAAGAAGTTGCTCAGGTACTTGCTGAAAGAGAAGGATTTGGGAAGCTAACAAATCAACAACTTGATATTTTGAAGTTTATAAGAGATTACTACAAAAATTACAACTTTTTTCCAGTTCTTAATGCAGTATGTAAAAATGTCAAGCAACCAAATGAGTGCATGGCTGAATATTTTATGGATCCTCTTGTTGCGTGGAAGCTTGCAGGACTTCCAAAACCAGATGAGACACTAATTAATATTGTTAAGTACGGGGTAACTCCAACATGA
- a CDS encoding 2-oxoacid:ferredoxin oxidoreductase subunit beta, with protein sequence MPTLEDYKGRIPAWCPGCGNFLILKAFNEAMVELSIEPHEFLIVSGIGQAGKFPHYTRCNTFNGLHGRTLPVATGIKLANHKLKVFAVAGDGDCYGEGGNHLVHAIRRNLDIKLFVHDNQIYGLTKGQASPTTMKGMVTKTQPFGVFSEQFNSIALAVALNCSFVARGFAGDIEHLKTLIKEAVNHKGFTLIDILQPCVSFNKINTFDWYKQRVYKLDENYNPTDREVAFKKSLEWGDKIPLGVIYKTERPIFEEQFPVIKDCSLVKQKFNLNISEILQEFS encoded by the coding sequence ATGCCAACGTTAGAGGACTATAAAGGCAGGATACCCGCCTGGTGTCCTGGCTGTGGTAATTTTTTAATTCTTAAAGCTTTCAATGAAGCAATGGTTGAACTTTCCATAGAACCTCATGAATTTCTTATTGTATCAGGAATTGGACAGGCAGGAAAGTTTCCTCATTATACAAGATGTAACACTTTTAATGGACTGCACGGTAGAACACTTCCAGTTGCAACAGGAATTAAGCTTGCCAACCATAAACTAAAAGTATTTGCAGTTGCTGGAGATGGAGACTGTTACGGTGAAGGAGGAAATCATTTAGTCCATGCAATAAGACGAAATCTTGACATAAAGCTTTTTGTTCATGACAATCAGATTTATGGACTTACAAAAGGGCAGGCATCTCCAACAACAATGAAGGGAATGGTAACTAAAACTCAGCCATTTGGAGTATTCTCGGAACAGTTTAATTCCATTGCATTGGCAGTTGCTTTAAATTGTAGCTTTGTAGCAAGAGGATTTGCAGGTGATATAGAACATCTTAAAACTCTAATTAAGGAAGCTGTAAATCATAAAGGATTTACTCTAATTGATATTCTTCAGCCATGTGTTAGTTTTAATAAAATAAATACTTTTGATTGGTATAAACAAAGAGTATATAAACTTGATGAAAACTATAATCCTACTGACAGAGAAGTTGCTTTTAAAAAATCTCTTGAATGGGGTGATAAAATTCCACTAGGAGTCATATACAAAACAGAACGTCCAATTTTTGAAGAGCAATTTCCTGTAATTAAAGATTGTTCACTTGTAAAACAGAAATTTAATCTGAACATTTCAGAAATTTTACAGGAATTTTCTTAA
- a CDS encoding NAD(P)-dependent oxidoreductase: protein MKIGFIGLGNLGKAMVKRLTSEGSDITVWNRTIEKAKDLGCKIASSPAELISKVDVVFLNLLDSNAVMDVISGKNGLVYGECTGKIVVDTTTNHFERVLEFYNIMENKNAYYLECPVLGSVIPALQGLLTIVVSGKKEVFETVKPQLEKIGKNIFYLGTQGLSTKMKLVNNLVLGSFMATLAEAIALAESSGIDKDNVIEILLAGAGNSMILNTKKQKLTTKDFSAHFSTELIHKDLHYLQDLSRSLKKPLFTGSIIKELYALAISKNYGHEDFSSIYKIFKDL from the coding sequence ATGAAAATAGGATTTATAGGTCTTGGAAATCTTGGCAAAGCAATGGTCAAAAGATTAACTTCTGAAGGATCAGACATTACAGTCTGGAATAGAACAATTGAAAAAGCAAAAGATCTGGGATGTAAAATAGCCTCCAGTCCTGCTGAACTGATATCAAAGGTTGATGTAGTTTTTCTTAATCTTTTAGATAGCAATGCTGTAATGGATGTTATAAGTGGTAAAAATGGCCTGGTATATGGTGAATGTACTGGTAAAATAGTTGTGGATACAACTACAAATCACTTTGAAAGAGTTTTAGAGTTTTACAATATAATGGAAAATAAAAATGCATATTATCTTGAATGTCCTGTTTTAGGTAGTGTAATTCCAGCATTGCAAGGACTTCTAACTATAGTCGTAAGTGGCAAAAAAGAAGTCTTTGAAACGGTTAAACCTCAGCTTGAAAAAATAGGTAAAAATATATTTTATTTAGGGACTCAAGGGCTTTCAACAAAGATGAAGCTTGTAAACAATCTTGTTCTCGGTTCATTTATGGCAACTCTGGCTGAAGCAATAGCCCTTGCTGAGTCATCAGGTATTGATAAAGACAATGTAATTGAGATTCTTCTTGCAGGTGCCGGTAATTCAATGATTCTTAATACAAAAAAACAAAAACTTACTACAAAAGACTTTTCAGCACATTTCTCAACAGAACTTATTCATAAAGATTTACACTATCTTCAAGACCTCTCTCGCTCACTAAAAAAACCTCTGTTTACAGGCAGTATTATCAAAGAACTATACGCTCTTGCTATTTCGAAAAACTATGGGCATGAAGATTTTTCAAGTATTTATAAAATTTTCAAAGATCTTTAA
- the wrbA gene encoding NAD(P)H:quinone oxidoreductase: MKILIVYYSTFGNTYKMAKLIAEGVKESGGEPIIRRCPELIPDHIINSRPDMQAGRDIQKDVPVITIDDFKSADGYAFGTPTRFGNVSAQLKNVIDQLGPLWIQKIFEGKPAGVFVSTGTMHGGQETTILTFMTVLLHLGFVIVGVPYSVPDLYLTKGGGSPYGPGHVAEAENKREIDDNEANICKAFGRRLTEITKKLKS; encoded by the coding sequence ATGAAAATATTGATTGTTTATTACAGTACATTCGGTAATACCTATAAGATGGCAAAGTTAATTGCGGAAGGGGTTAAAGAATCAGGTGGAGAACCTATCATAAGAAGATGTCCTGAACTTATACCGGATCACATTATAAATTCGAGACCTGATATGCAAGCTGGTCGAGATATACAAAAAGACGTTCCTGTTATAACAATTGATGATTTTAAAAGTGCTGATGGATATGCTTTCGGTACTCCTACAAGATTTGGCAATGTATCTGCACAACTTAAAAATGTTATTGATCAGCTTGGACCACTATGGATACAGAAAATATTTGAAGGAAAACCTGCAGGAGTTTTTGTTTCAACAGGAACAATGCATGGTGGACAGGAAACCACTATTCTTACATTCATGACTGTACTACTACATCTCGGTTTTGTTATTGTTGGGGTTCCCTATTCTGTACCTGACCTTTATCTTACAAAAGGCGGTGGTTCTCCTTATGGTCCAGGGCATGTAGCAGAGGCTGAAAATAAAAGAGAAATTGATGACAATGAAGCAAATATATGTAAGGCTTTTGGTAGAAGGCTAACAGAGATTACAAAAAAATTAAAAAGTTGA
- a CDS encoding ZIP family metal transporter: protein MIENLMLFSSPVQALFAGIFTWFLTAVGASMVLFVKHVNRKLLDTVLGFAAGVMIAASFWSLLEPAIEMSQKLSIPSWIPPASGFVMGAVFLRIIDMILPHLHLQSPISEAEGLKTSFRRSTLLVLAVTLHNIPEGLAVGVSFGAHGIDPGSVNLLSSVILAFGIGIQNIPEGFAISMPLRSEGFSKNKSFMFGQFSGFVEPVFAVIGALLVELMQTLLPYALGFAAGAMIFVTVEELIPESQRNGHSDFATAGLIIGFTIMMILDVAFK, encoded by the coding sequence ATGATTGAGAATTTGATGTTATTTTCGTCGCCTGTTCAGGCTTTGTTTGCAGGGATTTTTACATGGTTTTTAACCGCTGTCGGAGCATCAATGGTTTTATTTGTAAAGCATGTTAACAGAAAACTTCTTGATACTGTGCTTGGTTTTGCAGCAGGCGTTATGATTGCTGCAAGTTTCTGGTCTCTTCTTGAACCAGCAATTGAGATGAGTCAAAAATTAAGTATTCCTTCATGGATTCCGCCTGCTTCAGGTTTTGTTATGGGTGCTGTTTTTTTGAGAATCATTGATATGATACTACCACATCTTCATCTTCAGTCTCCTATTAGTGAGGCCGAAGGATTGAAAACATCTTTTAGAAGAAGCACTCTTCTTGTTTTAGCCGTTACATTACACAATATTCCAGAAGGACTTGCAGTGGGTGTTTCTTTTGGCGCTCATGGAATTGACCCAGGTTCTGTCAACCTTCTTTCATCTGTTATTCTTGCATTTGGAATAGGAATTCAAAACATTCCAGAAGGTTTTGCAATATCAATGCCTCTAAGAAGTGAAGGATTTTCTAAAAATAAAAGCTTTATGTTTGGACAGTTTTCAGGATTTGTTGAGCCTGTATTTGCAGTAATTGGAGCCCTACTTGTTGAATTAATGCAAACCTTGCTTCCATACGCCTTAGGATTTGCTGCAGGTGCAATGATTTTTGTTACTGTTGAGGAGTTGATTCCTGAATCTCAGAGGAATGGGCATTCAGATTTTGCAACAGCAGGGCTTATTATAGGATTTACAATTATGATGATTCTTGATGTAGCTTTTAAATAG
- a CDS encoding 2-oxoacid:acceptor oxidoreductase subunit alpha, producing MDYTIKIGGEAGQGIQTIGETLSSIFAKAGYHVFTHQDYESRIRGGHNFYQIRISDKPVTASRSVVNILVALDKESITLYENELSSDGHVLYDSDMLKQTSDRPNFLNVPLLDLAQSNGGSKIMANIVAVGAVLGMLGMQPDIMYKTIQKAFTKKGDSVVEANIKSARAGYEYAKEKCLRCSFMISSYNKPKMLISGNEAIGVGAIASGLKFYSAYPMTPSTGIMNYVADKAKDAGIIVEQAEDEIAAINMAIGASFAGVRAMTGTSGGGFALMVEGISLAGMTETPLVIALAQRPGPATGLPTRTEQADLLFALYAGHGEFPRVIFAPGTPEQAFYLTNKAFDLAEKYQITAIILTDQYLADSQWSFEEFDLKRLKLVDYRIREEQSGKIDEYKRHAFTESGISPFAVPGESKHLVVTDSDEHDEEGHIIEDALTRIKMVEKRLFKKMPIIRKEIEPPFLYGNTNPNIILICWGSMFGVVKEVIDELADQYKIAMLHFSEIYPLPEEGNWLNLLSTVELKINIEQNATSQFASLLRAETGLQMDRYINRFDGRPFTIEELKERVYANVRGL from the coding sequence ATGGATTATACAATAAAAATTGGTGGAGAAGCCGGACAGGGAATCCAGACAATTGGGGAGACCCTATCCAGTATATTTGCAAAAGCAGGGTATCATGTTTTTACCCATCAGGACTACGAGTCAAGGATCAGGGGAGGGCATAATTTTTATCAAATAAGAATTTCAGATAAACCAGTTACTGCTTCAAGAAGTGTAGTAAATATTCTTGTTGCTCTTGATAAAGAAAGCATCACTCTTTATGAAAATGAGCTTTCTTCTGATGGACATGTTCTTTATGATTCAGATATGCTCAAGCAGACATCTGACAGGCCAAACTTTCTTAATGTGCCTTTGCTTGATCTCGCTCAGAGTAATGGAGGAAGCAAAATAATGGCAAACATTGTTGCTGTTGGAGCGGTTCTTGGAATGCTCGGAATGCAACCTGATATCATGTATAAAACAATACAGAAGGCTTTTACGAAAAAAGGAGACTCTGTTGTAGAGGCAAATATCAAGTCTGCTCGTGCTGGTTATGAATATGCAAAAGAAAAATGCCTTCGGTGTTCATTTATGATTTCTTCATATAACAAACCTAAAATGCTTATATCAGGCAATGAAGCAATAGGAGTTGGTGCTATTGCTTCGGGATTAAAATTTTACTCTGCTTATCCAATGACACCTTCAACTGGAATAATGAATTATGTGGCCGATAAGGCAAAAGACGCTGGAATTATTGTTGAACAGGCTGAAGATGAAATAGCAGCCATCAATATGGCTATTGGTGCGTCTTTCGCAGGGGTAAGAGCAATGACAGGAACTTCTGGAGGTGGTTTCGCACTTATGGTTGAAGGAATATCTCTTGCCGGAATGACTGAAACACCTCTTGTTATAGCACTTGCCCAGAGACCTGGACCTGCAACAGGACTTCCAACAAGAACAGAACAGGCAGACCTTCTATTTGCACTTTATGCAGGACATGGAGAGTTTCCAAGAGTAATATTTGCTCCTGGCACACCTGAACAGGCATTTTATCTTACCAATAAAGCGTTTGATCTGGCTGAGAAATATCAAATAACAGCAATAATTCTTACAGACCAGTATCTTGCAGACTCTCAGTGGAGTTTTGAAGAATTTGATTTAAAAAGATTGAAACTTGTTGATTACAGAATCAGAGAAGAACAAAGTGGTAAAATTGATGAATATAAAAGACATGCCTTTACTGAATCTGGGATATCACCATTTGCTGTTCCTGGTGAATCGAAACATCTTGTTGTTACAGATAGTGATGAACATGATGAGGAAGGTCATATTATTGAGGATGCTTTAACAAGGATTAAAATGGTTGAAAAAAGATTATTTAAAAAGATGCCTATTATACGAAAAGAGATTGAACCTCCATTTCTTTATGGAAACACCAATCCTAATATAATTCTGATTTGCTGGGGTTCTATGTTTGGGGTTGTAAAAGAAGTGATTGACGAACTTGCTGATCAATATAAGATAGCGATGCTTCATTTCAGTGAGATTTATCCATTACCTGAAGAAGGTAACTGGTTAAATTTATTGAGCACTGTAGAGTTGAAAATCAATATTGAACAGAATGCCACAAGTCAGTTTGCTAGTCTATTAAGGGCTGAGACAGGATTACAAATGGACAGATACATAAATCGATTTGATGGCAGACCTTTTACTATAGAAGAACTAAAGGAGAGAGTATATGCCAACGTTAGAGGACTATAA
- a CDS encoding C-GCAxxG-C-C family protein, translating to MKRRDALKIFGGMLGGSLLLTGSSWIAGNLNASQTNNIPPLPWNYKSLDSKKVAERAYSGFYKGRCCYGAFDGIIGCLQDEVGFPFTGIPTELFVFGRSGIAETGSTCGALIGASAAIFLLTGGIDKEKQDRAYKLIQDLFRFYEQEALPKYIPEKPKLNAEIKATVATSPICHISVSRWCAQTKFKAASKERDERCARITADCALYAIKLLEAEYKGTFKGAYPLKAQTKTCMNCHEKKDALNNTKGNMECGTCHFDGRINKVTKHPPY from the coding sequence ATGAAAAGAAGAGATGCTTTAAAAATTTTTGGTGGTATGTTAGGTGGTAGTTTACTTTTAACAGGTAGTAGCTGGATAGCTGGTAATTTGAATGCTTCACAAACAAACAATATCCCTCCTCTACCCTGGAATTACAAATCTCTTGATTCTAAAAAAGTAGCTGAAAGAGCTTATTCAGGCTTTTACAAAGGCAGATGTTGCTATGGAGCATTTGACGGCATTATTGGATGCCTTCAAGATGAAGTTGGATTCCCATTTACAGGAATTCCAACAGAATTATTTGTATTTGGTAGAAGTGGAATAGCAGAAACTGGATCAACATGTGGAGCTTTGATTGGAGCATCTGCTGCTATTTTCCTTCTAACAGGTGGAATAGATAAGGAAAAACAGGACAGAGCATATAAGCTCATTCAGGATTTATTCCGTTTCTATGAACAGGAAGCACTCCCTAAATACATTCCAGAAAAACCGAAACTAAATGCTGAAATCAAAGCAACAGTAGCTACCTCACCTATATGTCATATCTCAGTTTCAAGATGGTGTGCACAGACTAAATTTAAAGCAGCATCAAAAGAAAGAGACGAAAGATGTGCAAGAATTACAGCAGATTGTGCGCTTTATGCTATTAAATTATTAGAAGCTGAATACAAAGGCACCTTCAAAGGAGCTTATCCTCTTAAAGCCCAAACGAAAACATGCATGAACTGCCATGAGAAAAAAGATGCTCTTAACAATACAAAAGGAAACATGGAATGTGGTACATGTCATTTTGATGGAAGAATTAACAAAGTTACAAAACATCCTCCATATTAA
- a CDS encoding 4Fe-4S dicluster domain-containing protein: protein MFKSKIKALLLSSRQKKITRPYPFVPVTPPENLRGRLEVDANKCIGCGSCVRTCPSRLIKIENTEDERTVMFTAGRCIYCGRCAQSCPEKAIHITHEFELATDNKKDLEIIIKIKMVQCTVCGKPFTSLNMLNKQIERLKDKTEEDINKLKICPECKRKMQTGGGSPS, encoded by the coding sequence ATGTTTAAAAGCAAGATAAAAGCCCTGCTACTTTCATCAAGACAAAAAAAAATAACCAGACCCTACCCTTTTGTTCCTGTTACTCCACCTGAAAACTTAAGAGGAAGGCTTGAGGTGGATGCAAATAAATGCATAGGATGTGGAAGTTGTGTAAGAACATGTCCATCAAGATTGATTAAAATTGAAAATACGGAAGATGAAAGAACAGTGATGTTTACTGCTGGCAGATGTATATACTGTGGAAGATGCGCACAATCATGTCCAGAAAAAGCAATACATATAACCCATGAGTTTGAACTTGCAACTGACAATAAAAAGGACCTTGAGATTATAATTAAAATAAAAATGGTTCAATGTACAGTTTGTGGTAAACCTTTTACATCTTTAAATATGTTAAATAAGCAAATTGAAAGGTTAAAGGACAAAACAGAAGAGGATATTAATAAGCTTAAAATCTGTCCTGAATGCAAAAGAAAGATGCAAACAGGAGGAGGTTCTCCCTCTTGA